ATGATATACGCCGCTGTAAAAGTAATCCCAACAATCATGCCACTAATTGCGCCTTCTTTGTTCATACGTTTAGAGAAGATACCCATCACAATCGCGGGGAAAAATGAACTCGCTGCAAGACCGAAGGCAAATGCAACAACTTGTGCTACGAATCCTGGTGGGTTCATTCCGAAATACCCAGCGATACAAACTGCGACGCCTGCCGCAATACGTGCGGCAGTCAATTCCTGTTTTTCCTGTAGCGTCGGCATAATTGTGCCTTTCAGAAGATCATGCGCGACGGCAGTCGAAATAACTAATAGCAGGCCCGCGGCGGTCGAGAGTGCTGCCGCTAAACCGCCTGCAGCTACTAATCCGACAATCCAGTTTGGAAGCTTCGCTATCTCAGGATTCGCCAAGACCATAATGTCTCGATCAATTGTCAACTCATTTTGAACATCTGAGTTTGGGCCGCGATACTGGATCGCACCATCGGCGTTCACGTCGTCAAACTTAATGAGTCCTGTCGCTTCCCAATTCTTAAACCAATCTGGGACATCCTCATATTTTACATCCGTCAATTCACCGTTCTGTTCATAACTTACGGTGTTGAGCAGGTTTGTGCGAGCAAAGATAGCCACTGCCGGTGCCGTCGTATAGAGAAGTGCGATGAACAGCAGTGCCCAACCCGCAGAAATCCGTGCCTCGGAGGCTTTTCGCACGGTATAGAATCGGATAATCACATGCGGTAATCCTGCCGTTCCCAACATCAATGCCGCTGTAATAAAAAAGACGTCAATCGTGGCTTTATTTCCATCTGTATACAGGTTAAACCCCAATTGCTCGTTCAAACCGTTGAGCCTGTCAAGGAGATAAAGCCCTGAACCATCTGCCACCTTGCCCATCAATCCCATCTGTGGGATAGCGTTGCCTGTAATGAGGATAGAAATAAAAATAGCCGGCACGAGATACGCAAAGATCAGGACACAGTACTGCGCAACTTGTGTATAAGTAATTCCCTTCATGCCGCCAAGCACAGCATAAAAGAATACAATCCCCATACCGATAAGGACACCTGTTTCAACATTGACACTCAGGAACCGAGAAAAGACAATGCCCACACCGCGCATCTGTCCCGCGACATAAGTAAACGAGACAAAAATTGCACACACCACTGCAACAATCCGAGCCAAGTGAGAGTAATATCGGTCACCAACGAAATCAGGAACAGTATATTTGCCGAATTTGCGGAGATAGGGCGCTAACAGCAACGCGAGCAGGACGTAGCCGCCCGTCCATCCGAGTAGATAGACAGATCCATCGCGTCCCATGAACGAGATCATCCCTGCCATTGCGATAAAAGAAGCCGCACTCATCCAATCCGCCGCTGTTGCCATGCCATTCACAACGGGATGCACGTTACTTCCAGCGACATAGAAGTCACCAGTCGAGCGTGCCTTAGACCACAGTGCCACCCCAATATACAACGCGAACGAGAGTGCCACCATTACGAAAGTCCATGCTTGTACGGTCATATTTGTTCTGCGTCCTCCCCGTCTTCGCTTTGACTATATCTCTTCTCTAAACGATTCATCAACCACGCATAAACGAAGATGAGTTCAACGAAAATCCAGATTGATGCCTGTTGTGCAAAATAGAAACCCAGCGGACAGCCCCCAATACGGATCTTGTCCAGCTGCTCGACGAACACAACTGAGCAGAGATATGAGGTGATAAACCAAATTCCCAATAAAATAGCAAGATATTGGAGGTTTTTTCGCCAATATGCTTTGTTCTTCGGTGATGACGCCATAGATGATCTCCTCCGTTAGACCGTAAGCGCATAAGTAGTATTGCTTTCAAACTTGCCGTGCATAGTAGCAAAGGTCTGAAGCACAATCAGTAATTCATCGGAAACATTAACCGTTCGACCTGTTCAATGAGAATGTGGAGGACCTTAATATGGATTTCCTGAATGCGATCTGCGGTGTCCCCTGGCGCAATTAGATAACTATCGCAATGCTGCTTGAGACTTCCACCATTTTTACCCAATAACCCAAACACTTTCATCCCACGAGACTTTGCTGCCACGGCTGCACGGACGACATTTTCAGAATTTCCGCTCGTTGAGAGGACGATAAGCAGATCACCAGGATGTCCGAGTGCTAACAGCGGGCGCGCGAAAATCTCCGCGAATCCGAAATCGTTCGCCGTACAAGTGATATGTCCCGCATCCCCGAGCGCAATCGCGGAGAGTGGTTTCCTATCTTTCCGAAACTTACCTGTGCATTCCTCAGCAAAATGGATCGCATCGCACAAGCTCCCACCATTTCCACAGGTAAAGACTCGACCTTCCCGTTCAAATACATCTCGGATTAATTCTGCGGTTTCCGCGAGGGTCGCGATATTCTCAGGGTTTCGGATAAACCTATCAAGCACATCTCGCGCTTCTAACAAAGCATCGCGGACGCTATGCAAAATGTCCATTATGTCTCCTAAATTCGGAAAATTTCTCCTAACTTTCCACCGAGCACGCGACCCGCGCCGAGTAGACATGCGATTAGAATTAACATCCCCACTACACCCAATGCACTCGCCGTATATGGACCGTGGTCTGGACGTTGGGAGAGTGACCAAATCGCTTTTGTAATTGGATAATGCTGATCTTTCATTGCCAATATCAAGCTATCACTGACTTCAAGCATAGAGAATGAGAACACGAGAATCGCACCCGCAAGGATGTTCGCAATCACCAAGGGCAAGGTGATTTTATACAACGTCCGAACAGGCGTTGCCCCCATATTTTGGGACGCTTCTTCGTATGACACACTTGTCTGTTGGAGTCCGGCGTAGATGGAGCGTAACATATACGGTAACCGCCGCACCGCATAACTGATAATCAGAAGGAAGGTCGGGTTCCGTCTCGGATCTATAACAGAAACCAGTCCATCGGGGAAATACCGCAGGAGCAGCGTCGTATCCGCGAAGCTACCCATATACCCGAACGCTATTGCAACTCCGGGTAATGCCAGCGGTAGCATAGCGATGGCATCCAACAGATTCTGGAACGGCAGACGCTTGCGTGTCAACAGATATGACACCACGATGCCGACAAGGAGTGCCAATAATGTGCTGAAAACGCTGTATTTTAGGCTGTTAAGGATACTCGGTAGCGTATCGGAATGCGTGAAGGTTTCAACATAGTGCGTCAACGTCCATGATTGTGGCAGCACACTCATTCGCCACTGACTGGCATCCGGTGTCAAGGAAACAAGGATTACGCTGATGTGTGGCAGCAACGCCATAAACGTTAATCCACCAATAAAGAGGTAGATGACACTACGCATGCCCCAATTCGTATCGGTTTCACGTGAAGTCACGTGTCCCCTACCGAGCATCTCATAGTGCTTACTACCCGTCCATCTCTTTGAAACATAAAAGGCAAGTGCTGTCAGTACAACTATAAGCACAACAAGGGCGTACCCCATCGGATTGGTGTTCGCCTCCGTCACTTGGTTGAAAATTCGCACTGAAACGACGTTACGGTACTCAAAAATCAGGGGTGTGCCGAGGTCGGTAAACGCCCAGATAAAGACGAGGATGGCACCGGCGAAATAACCCGGCATCATCAACGGCAACGTTATCTGACGGAAGACCTGAAAACGCGATGCCCCCATATTTTCTGCGGCTTCCTCTAAACTCGGATCGACATTCGCGAGTGCAGCGACGATGTTAAGATACATGATCGGATATAAGTGCAATGTTGATAACATCACCACACCCCAGAACCCACCACCGAACCAGTCAATAGGTTCCGCCAGATCCATCAGATTGAGTCTCTCAAGAAGCATGTTCACACTGCCATATAACCCGAAAAAATATTTCATCCCGATCGCGCCGACGAAAGGCGGCATAATCATCGGAATCAGGATGACAGAACGGAGCATGTCACGCCCGGGATACCGGTATCGTGTCAAAAAATACGCCAGCGGAAGGCTGATGATGCTCGTTACCAGCGTCACCATGACACCGATTTTGAAACTATTAATAACGAGTTCCCGTATATTCGGGTCGGTCACCATCAATTTGAAATATGTGAGATTGAATGTGTTTTCAATCCAGAAGGCTTCCTTGAAAACATAGAGGAGTGGATATATGAGAAAGACGGTAAAGAAGAGGACCGTTAACCCGAAAATCAGCGTGATGGATGGCGTGAAATCGTATCGTCGTCTAATTTTGTCTATTAAGGACGGATTTCTATGTGCGATTTGTTCTGCCTCTGGTCTCCAGTTTATAGGTGTATTTTTTGGCTCGCGATCGGAAAAACGCGCAAGCTACGTTTTAATTATACCCGATACGCTGCCGAATCGCACCTATTTTTTTCGCCCAATGTGTATTCAGGGACGGTTCAGAAAAGGGGACACTTTGACATCGGGGCGATAAACGCCTTCGCACGGGAAAAATTGGCAACACCTATCCCGTTAAAATGTTACATTTGTGGAATATTTTTGGAAGGGGAAAGCCTGTTAAGGGGGTCCAGTTACAGACCTCACACAACGAAAACCGATGACGTGGAACGCGCTCTTTGGTTTGGAATCGTTCCGATCGGCGACACGCGGGAGTCGAGCTGTATCGAACCAGTGACCACCGCGCAGGACGCGGGAAACATCAACATTAACATCTGTGAAGTTATCCAATATCCACTGAATCGTGTTCGCTCCCGCCAACGGATTGCGCGCAACACCCTCCTGTGGAAATGTAGAATAGAATCCACGATGGTATGCATCTAAACACCATTCTCTCACGTTACCCGCCATATCACGTAATCCATACCCGTTCGCAGGATACCTACCTACGGCGGTGGTATCTGTAACGTTGTTGCCGTAGTTCGCATCCCGCGGCGTTATCGTGTTCCCATGCGGATACTTCTTATCGACTAAGCCCCCGCGCGCGGCGCGTTCCCATTCCGCCTCTGTCGGCAGACGCTTTTCTGCCCACTTCGAGTATGCCATCGCCGCATACCAACTCACACTATCAACCGGATGTTTGCCTCTACCTTTTGGGTAGTTATTCCCGTCCCAGTCCCAGAGATAACGCCCATTGTGAAATCTTCCGTCAATCCTATTCTTCTGCCAACGCGGGTTTTCAAGCACAAATTCTTTGAATTGTGCGTTCGTCACTTCCGTCTTATCCATATAAAACGCATCTACATAGACGGTGCGCACCGGCTGCTCATCGTCATCTGCCTCCGCATCGTTGCTGCCTATCTGAAACTCACCCGCGGGAATGAGTACCATGCCTTTAGGGAGTGGTATTTTTTCCTCTGCTGGTGGCGTTGTTTTTTCCTCGGGGAGCGGTATTTTTTTCTCTGGTAGCAGTGTTGTTGTTTCCGCTGGCGGCGTTATGTCATCTCGTTCGCAACCGCTGATAGTGAGGAAGAGTCCCCCGACGAGCATAATAAGGCAATACCTTTCCAAAATACGCTTTAAGGACGTTTTCAAGTCTTTATGGTGTTTTGTCATGAGAGTATACCTGCTCCTTTTTTTCTGCTTGCAATAGGGAAATCGGCAGCCTTATCTTCATTATACCTGATACGTTGCCGAATTGCACCCGTTTTTTCTCAAGATTCACAGGTGTGTCAATTGCGGATAAAAAAAGAGGCGTGATGGCATTCGGTATTCTATCTTTCGCGCATCTTTGCCTATTGTTTTTTCAGAGCACCCCATGTGCCGACGATATTCCCTTTTATCTGCGAAGGCGCAGCAGCCACCGGAACGGGAACCGTCCACTCACTTCTCAGGTAATGCGTATCCCAATCAAGCGTCTCAAGCAGCACATTCCTTAAAACCCTCGGATCTTCCATCTCCTTGAGCACCTGAAAGATGTCGAATCGCTTATAGCAGGAAATCCCGAAGTCTACACGCCGACCCGTCTCATCATACAGACGATAATCAAAGCCGGGAGCGGGGCTCCCCGTAAATCCTATCCCTACCATCGGGAACGGATCCTCTTCGGGGTTCTCTATGAACGCAAAGCCACCGTCTACGCCTTCAATTTTTGAGTCAACAATAACGGAATTCTCTGCCGTCAGCGGATACTCGCTATGGTGATTATACGGGAGTGCGACCTGGAGTTTCCAACCGTCTAAGTCCTGAAGTGCTTCGTCAGGATGCACATAGATAGCCACCCAGTCAGGTTTATAGATGGAGACAGGGTTGTGTAAATCCATTTCTAACTTGACTTCATAGAGAAGCACTCGCCGGGTGCGTCCCGCAAACCCGTCGGATCTCACCCACCCGACAGGACATTCATATATAAGCCGCCGCCTCTGGGGTGTCTCTGGGTCGGCTTCCACAACAGGCGTTGTGT
This genomic stretch from Candidatus Poribacteria bacterium harbors:
- a CDS encoding cation acetate symporter, producing the protein MTVQAWTFVMVALSFALYIGVALWSKARSTGDFYVAGSNVHPVVNGMATAADWMSAASFIAMAGMISFMGRDGSVYLLGWTGGYVLLALLLAPYLRKFGKYTVPDFVGDRYYSHLARIVAVVCAIFVSFTYVAGQMRGVGIVFSRFLSVNVETGVLIGMGIVFFYAVLGGMKGITYTQVAQYCVLIFAYLVPAIFISILITGNAIPQMGLMGKVADGSGLYLLDRLNGLNEQLGFNLYTDGNKATIDVFFITAALMLGTAGLPHVIIRFYTVRKASEARISAGWALLFIALLYTTAPAVAIFARTNLLNTVSYEQNGELTDVKYEDVPDWFKNWEATGLIKFDDVNADGAIQYRGPNSDVQNELTIDRDIMVLANPEIAKLPNWIVGLVAAGGLAAALSTAAGLLLVISTAVAHDLLKGTIMPTLQEKQELTAARIAAGVAVCIAGYFGMNPPGFVAQVVAFAFGLAASSFFPAIVMGIFSKRMNKEGAISGMIVGITFTAAYIIYFKFVSPELNTSEHWLWGISPEGIGTLGMALNFIVSIAVAAVTPPPPDDVQALVDDIRVP
- a CDS encoding DUF4212 domain-containing protein; the encoded protein is MASSPKNKAYWRKNLQYLAILLGIWFITSYLCSVVFVEQLDKIRIGGCPLGFYFAQQASIWIFVELIFVYAWLMNRLEKRYSQSEDGEDAEQI
- a CDS encoding SIS domain-containing protein → MLHSVRDALLEARDVLDRFIRNPENIATLAETAELIRDVFEREGRVFTCGNGGSLCDAIHFAEECTGKFRKDRKPLSAIALGDAGHITCTANDFGFAEIFARPLLALGHPGDLLIVLSTSGNSENVVRAAVAAKSRGMKVFGLLGKNGGSLKQHCDSYLIAPGDTADRIQEIHIKVLHILIEQVERLMFPMNY
- a CDS encoding iron ABC transporter permease — its product is MRRRYDFTPSITLIFGLTVLFFTVFLIYPLLYVFKEAFWIENTFNLTYFKLMVTDPNIRELVINSFKIGVMVTLVTSIISLPLAYFLTRYRYPGRDMLRSVILIPMIMPPFVGAIGMKYFFGLYGSVNMLLERLNLMDLAEPIDWFGGGFWGVVMLSTLHLYPIMYLNIVAALANVDPSLEEAAENMGASRFQVFRQITLPLMMPGYFAGAILVFIWAFTDLGTPLIFEYRNVVSVRIFNQVTEANTNPMGYALVVLIVVLTALAFYVSKRWTGSKHYEMLGRGHVTSRETDTNWGMRSVIYLFIGGLTFMALLPHISVILVSLTPDASQWRMSVLPQSWTLTHYVETFTHSDTLPSILNSLKYSVFSTLLALLVGIVVSYLLTRKRLPFQNLLDAIAMLPLALPGVAIAFGYMGSFADTTLLLRYFPDGLVSVIDPRRNPTFLLIISYAVRRLPYMLRSIYAGLQQTSVSYEEASQNMGATPVRTLYKITLPLVIANILAGAILVFSFSMLEVSDSLILAMKDQHYPITKAIWSLSQRPDHGPYTASALGVVGMLILIACLLGAGRVLGGKLGEIFRI
- a CDS encoding formylglycine-generating enzyme family protein, with the protein product MTKHHKDLKTSLKRILERYCLIMLVGGLFLTISGCERDDITPPAETTTLLPEKKIPLPEEKTTPPAEEKIPLPKGMVLIPAGEFQIGSNDAEADDDEQPVRTVYVDAFYMDKTEVTNAQFKEFVLENPRWQKNRIDGRFHNGRYLWDWDGNNYPKGRGKHPVDSVSWYAAMAYSKWAEKRLPTEAEWERAARGGLVDKKYPHGNTITPRDANYGNNVTDTTAVGRYPANGYGLRDMAGNVREWCLDAYHRGFYSTFPQEGVARNPLAGANTIQWILDNFTDVNVDVSRVLRGGHWFDTARLPRVADRNDSKPKSAFHVIGFRCVRSVTGPP